The Flavobacteriales bacterium genome includes a region encoding these proteins:
- a CDS encoding site-specific integrase, producing the protein MKVTLRKRKKGNKITLYLDYYDKGKREYEHLGLYLTPDPEKGSLTKAQRDENKKILALAESIRSKRHLEVQNNIYGFRDKEKLKGSFLTYFSNLTEKKRASNGNYGNWDSVRKHLKKYCPKDVSFERLDKKWVQGFRDYLDTEATTKTGSGISLNTKYSYFNKLRAALKQAVKDGVMKFNPSEQVEPFPQDEPQREFLTLDELKTLSKSHCKNDNLRRMFLFSCLTGLRWSDIEKLKWSEIQHSKELGYYIRFRQAKTNGIETQPISDEARALLGEEGKQDKKVFTGFSYGNWNKTLLKDWLMEAGITKKITFHCARHTYATLQLTLGTDIYTVSKLLGHRHLKTTEIYAKVINEKKVEAAHKINIGL; encoded by the coding sequence ATGAAAGTAACACTTAGAAAAAGAAAGAAAGGAAACAAGATAACTTTATACCTGGACTATTATGACAAAGGCAAAAGAGAGTATGAACATTTAGGTTTATATCTCACACCTGACCCAGAGAAAGGAAGTTTAACAAAAGCTCAAAGAGACGAGAACAAGAAAATTTTAGCACTTGCTGAAAGTATTCGTTCTAAGCGACACCTTGAGGTTCAAAATAACATATATGGTTTTAGGGATAAGGAAAAATTAAAAGGTAGCTTTCTAACTTACTTCAGTAACCTTACTGAAAAGAAAAGAGCCAGTAACGGTAATTATGGTAATTGGGATAGTGTAAGAAAGCATTTGAAAAAATACTGCCCTAAGGACGTTTCTTTTGAGAGGTTAGATAAGAAGTGGGTACAAGGTTTTAGGGATTACTTAGACACAGAGGCAACAACTAAAACAGGAAGTGGAATTTCACTCAATACAAAGTATTCCTACTTCAATAAATTACGTGCAGCACTAAAACAGGCCGTAAAAGATGGTGTGATGAAATTTAATCCTTCCGAACAAGTAGAACCATTTCCACAAGACGAGCCTCAGAGAGAGTTCTTAACCTTAGACGAACTCAAAACACTTTCCAAATCACATTGCAAGAATGATAATTTAAGACGTATGTTCTTATTCTCTTGCCTTACAGGTTTAAGATGGTCTGATATTGAAAAATTGAAATGGTCTGAGATACAGCACTCGAAAGAACTTGGTTACTACATACGTTTTAGACAAGCTAAAACTAATGGTATAGAGACACAACCCATTTCTGATGAAGCAAGAGCCTTACTTGGTGAGGAAGGTAAACAGGATAAAAAAGTCTTTACAGGCTTTAGTTATGGCAATTGGAATAAGACACTTTTAAAAGATTGGTTGATGGAAGCTGGCATAACAAAGAAGATTACATTCCATTGTGCTCGTCATACTTACGCTACGCTTCAGTTGACGTTAGGCACTGATATTTATACGGTCAGTAAATTACTTGGTCATAGACATTTGAAGACTACAGAAATCTATGCTAAAGTGATTAACGAGAAGAAGGTAGAAGCAGCTCACAAAATAAATATCGGATTATAA
- a CDS encoding helix-turn-helix domain-containing protein: MSNENLILERLSQIEQKIDEQALLKKEVLNFNDACKYLDISASHLYKLTSQKLVPHFCPQGKKLYFNRAELDEWLQRNRQSSTDEIEQEAANYVINNKRK, translated from the coding sequence ATGAGTAACGAAAATTTAATCTTAGAAAGGCTCTCACAGATAGAGCAAAAAATTGATGAACAAGCATTGCTAAAAAAAGAAGTTCTCAACTTCAATGATGCCTGTAAGTATTTAGATATAAGTGCTTCTCACTTATATAAACTCACTTCTCAAAAATTAGTGCCACACTTCTGCCCACAGGGTAAGAAGTTGTACTTCAATCGTGCTGAACTGGATGAGTGGTTACAACGTAATCGCCAAAGCTCTACTGATGAGATTGAGCAAGAAGCTGCAAACTATGTCATTAACAACAAAAGGAAATAG
- a CDS encoding helix-turn-helix domain-containing protein, translating into MLLMLKDKQRTNPEQVFFDNQEFLQIMNISKRTAQYWRDSGQIGYCQIGHKIYYRLSDILALLDKNFKTPVQ; encoded by the coding sequence ATGCTTCTAATGCTTAAAGACAAGCAAAGAACTAATCCAGAGCAAGTCTTTTTCGACAACCAAGAGTTCCTGCAAATTATGAATATCTCAAAGCGTACCGCCCAATATTGGCGAGATAGCGGACAGATTGGATATTGCCAAATCGGTCATAAAATCTATTACCGCTTATCAGATATTCTCGCTTTGCTCGATAAGAATTTCAAAACACCAGTTCAATAA
- a CDS encoding DUF3987 domain-containing protein yields MASSTIFKNFNQPIENKAILLITKDIAEGKYKDLVEPIRMAIGMGKADRVDRLKKELPAFTPSGTFEGGRKMEYLKMYSGFVHLDFDKLSPDELAKAKSQVQEMPTTFACFTSPSGNGLKVFIEVDSSLEHHSIAYKQVQEFYEQSLSIEADPKCKDVTRLCFVSHDTEAYRNIQNEKFKIELPPDNLLEQVPKPTVTPPIVDKEYNPFLEEQLAECVRFTENKYQYYDGNRNNFVYQLACNCNRKGIAYDDTLDFIKQNYDLKDFEITASVKSAYNHNATQFGQYKKIKPPKSSNQSLETDYRIETPTYSDKIFEALPDILRIGSQAFDDKRERDVFLTGAIAILSGCLPNVVGEYARETVYPNLFAFVIAPAASGKGALKFAKNLGDKYQDHLLECHKVAKEQYEAELAEHKAAQRDRKKGEPVNTEEPEKPPFKVAFIPANSSYAKILQHIQQNEGTGIICETEADSMGNVMKQEWGGYSDMLRKSFHHETISLSRKTNDEYISIKEPKISIALSGTPGQVGNLISSAEDGLFSRFIFYTFKVEEQLWRDVSPYGNPINLNDHFTNLSSQVFSMVQFFEQSNTIIKLTRDQWLTINEVGQKWLTEITIFTSQEAGSVAKRLGVILYRLAMIFTALRKFENGEATQEVLCTDEDFEIALSIANTFIEHSVIMFNNLPSQEKEMPFKSSNKQAFFVALPHKFKREEAVQIGISHNIKERTVGSLLKKLLEKGLLTQPEYGFYQKVSS; encoded by the coding sequence ATGGCTTCTTCAACAATATTTAAAAATTTCAATCAACCTATAGAAAATAAAGCAATACTACTTATCACCAAAGACATTGCGGAAGGTAAATACAAAGACCTTGTAGAACCTATTAGAATGGCAATAGGAATGGGTAAAGCTGACCGAGTAGATAGACTAAAAAAAGAATTACCAGCTTTCACACCTTCTGGAACATTTGAAGGTGGACGTAAGATGGAGTATTTAAAAATGTATAGTGGTTTTGTTCACTTAGACTTTGACAAACTCAGTCCTGATGAATTGGCTAAAGCCAAATCACAGGTACAAGAAATGCCTACCACTTTTGCTTGTTTCACAAGCCCAAGCGGTAACGGCCTAAAAGTTTTTATTGAAGTAGATAGTAGCTTAGAACACCACAGTATAGCATATAAGCAAGTACAAGAGTTTTACGAGCAATCTTTGAGCATAGAAGCAGACCCAAAGTGTAAAGACGTTACACGGCTTTGCTTTGTGTCTCACGACACAGAAGCATATCGTAACATTCAAAACGAAAAGTTCAAAATTGAGTTGCCACCAGACAATTTACTGGAGCAAGTGCCGAAACCTACGGTTACGCCACCTATTGTAGATAAAGAGTATAATCCATTCTTGGAAGAGCAATTAGCGGAATGTGTACGATTTACTGAAAACAAATATCAGTACTATGATGGCAACAGGAACAACTTCGTATATCAGTTAGCGTGTAATTGCAACAGAAAAGGTATTGCCTATGATGATACATTGGATTTTATCAAGCAAAACTATGACCTAAAAGATTTTGAAATTACCGCTTCTGTTAAAAGTGCTTACAATCATAACGCTACACAATTTGGGCAGTATAAAAAAATAAAACCACCTAAGTCAAGCAATCAATCTTTAGAAACAGACTATCGTATAGAAACACCAACATATAGTGATAAAATATTTGAGGCACTACCCGATATTCTAAGAATAGGTTCACAAGCATTTGATGATAAAAGAGAAAGAGACGTATTTCTCACTGGTGCAATAGCAATACTTAGTGGTTGCCTTCCTAATGTTGTGGGTGAATATGCAAGAGAGACAGTATATCCCAATTTGTTTGCATTTGTTATAGCACCTGCCGCAAGCGGCAAAGGTGCATTGAAATTCGCCAAAAACTTAGGTGATAAATACCAGGATCACCTTTTAGAATGTCATAAGGTAGCAAAAGAACAATATGAGGCAGAATTAGCTGAACATAAAGCAGCACAAAGAGACAGAAAGAAAGGTGAACCTGTTAATACAGAAGAACCAGAGAAGCCACCGTTCAAAGTAGCTTTTATTCCTGCCAATAGTAGCTATGCTAAAATATTACAACATATACAGCAGAATGAAGGAACAGGAATAATATGTGAAACAGAAGCGGATAGTATGGGTAATGTAATGAAACAAGAATGGGGTGGTTATTCGGATATGCTTCGCAAATCCTTTCACCACGAGACCATAAGTTTATCTCGTAAAACGAATGATGAATATATATCTATCAAAGAGCCTAAAATATCTATTGCTTTATCGGGTACACCCGGACAAGTTGGTAATTTAATTTCTTCAGCAGAAGATGGTTTGTTTAGTAGATTTATATTTTACACTTTCAAAGTTGAAGAACAACTTTGGCGTGACGTGTCGCCTTACGGCAACCCTATCAATCTAAACGACCATTTCACAAACTTGTCAAGCCAAGTTTTTTCAATGGTTCAGTTTTTCGAGCAATCCAATACTATCATAAAACTAACTCGTGACCAATGGCTTACTATAAATGAAGTTGGGCAGAAGTGGCTTACAGAGATTACTATTTTTACTTCACAAGAAGCTGGAAGTGTAGCCAAGAGGTTAGGGGTTATTCTTTATCGTTTAGCAATGATATTTACCGCATTAAGAAAATTTGAAAATGGTGAAGCTACCCAAGAAGTGTTATGTACAGATGAAGATTTTGAAATAGCTCTTAGCATAGCAAACACTTTTATAGAGCATAGTGTCATTATGTTTAACAACCTGCCTTCACAAGAGAAAGAAATGCCATTTAAGAGTAGTAATAAGCAAGCATTCTTTGTAGCACTACCGCATAAATTCAAACGAGAAGAAGCTGTTCAAATTGGAATATCACATAATATAAAAGAAAGAACAGTTGGTTCATTGCTAAAAAAGCTACTTGAAAAAGGCTTACTAACCCAACCAGAATACGGCTTTTATCAAAAGGTTAGTTCATAA
- a CDS encoding helix-turn-helix transcriptional regulator: MNNFGELIRAKREDKEMLLRHLAAQLDIDTAQLSKMERGERTVKREHVTQLIDIFNLDPSKAFSVWLSDQIVALITNEDEALNALKIAEKQIKDLK; this comes from the coding sequence ATGAATAATTTTGGAGAACTTATTAGAGCCAAACGAGAAGATAAAGAAATGCTTCTGAGACACCTTGCAGCTCAACTGGATATTGATACAGCTCAGCTTAGTAAGATGGAAAGAGGCGAAAGAACTGTAAAGCGTGAACACGTTACACAGCTAATCGACATTTTTAATCTTGACCCAAGTAAGGCATTCTCAGTTTGGTTGTCTGACCAAATTGTTGCCTTAATCACCAATGAAGATGAAGCACTTAACGCCTTAAAGATTGCAGAGAAACAAATCAAAGATTTAAAGTAA